The following are encoded together in the Hydractinia symbiolongicarpus strain clone_291-10 chromosome 14, HSymV2.1, whole genome shotgun sequence genome:
- the LOC130626152 gene encoding uncharacterized protein LOC130626152 gives MILDVSHIKNSFVVYSSCDKNKLWSTARRYNIAAPECIIYDYDTSIISESVDIVPDYENYPVPVLNILMEYANNFYGKVRFKYLNMTIQTRVQMIMNKFLQHRTATRTRCYLHHCQIVQMLVTTLVTRRYLHKHRPPLLFLSQKRTKR, from the exons ATGATTCTTGACGTCAGTCACATCAAAAATTCGTTTGTCGTGTACTCTTCTTGCGACAAAAATAAACTTTGGAGCACCGCAAGAAGATACAATATTGCTGCTCCAGAATGCATAATATATGATTATGACACCTCCATCATATCAGAATCTGTGGATATAGTGCCCGATTACGAAAATTACCCAGTGCCTGTGTTAAACATTCTCATGGAATATGCGAATAATTTTTAT GGTAAAGTACGATTTAAATATCTCAACATGACGATCCAAACACGAGTTCAAATGATCATGAACAAGTTTTTGCAACA CCGGACTGCTACCAGAACCCGCTGCTATCTCCACCATTGTCAGATTGTACAGATGCTGGTGACGACGTTGGTAACGCGCAG ATACTTACACAAACACCGTCCACCTCTGCTTTTCTTATcccaaaaaagaacaaaaag ATAA